A single region of the Streptomyces vilmorinianum genome encodes:
- a CDS encoding lipoprotein translates to MRHPIRIMVPALAALAAAGLLTGCLGTEAKPDRTADGTADSAAGTPAAKATSPASASPKATLGGPGTACALPVSFELAADWKPNVIKNAEDPEFAALTRQGPVLSVCEIDAKPAGHLGYLRVWTGRPGDARATLEGFVKAEKNTSKVSYKETKAGALPATEVTYTVYNEIMEESKEERAFAVSTPKGTVVVHLGGLDSEEHREMLPAYELARSSLKTL, encoded by the coding sequence ATGAGACACCCGATACGGATCATGGTCCCGGCCCTCGCCGCGCTGGCGGCGGCGGGACTGCTGACCGGCTGCCTGGGCACCGAGGCGAAGCCCGACAGGACGGCCGACGGCACGGCCGACAGCGCGGCCGGCACGCCGGCGGCGAAGGCCACGTCGCCCGCGTCGGCGTCGCCCAAGGCGACCCTGGGCGGACCCGGGACCGCCTGTGCGCTGCCCGTCTCCTTCGAGTTGGCGGCGGACTGGAAGCCGAACGTGATCAAGAACGCGGAGGACCCGGAGTTCGCCGCGCTCACCCGCCAGGGTCCGGTCCTGTCCGTCTGCGAGATCGACGCCAAGCCGGCCGGTCACCTCGGGTATCTGCGGGTCTGGACGGGCAGGCCGGGCGACGCCAGGGCGACCCTCGAAGGCTTCGTGAAGGCGGAGAAGAACACCTCGAAGGTCTCCTACAAGGAGACGAAGGCGGGCGCGCTGCCCGCCACCGAGGTCACGTACACGGTCTACAACGAGATCATGGAGGAGTCCAAGGAGGAGCGGGCCTTCGCCGTCTCCACCCCCAAGGGCACGGTCGTCGTGCACCTGGGCGGGCTCGACTCCGAGGAGCACCGGGAGATGCTGCCGGCCTACGAGCTGGCCCGGTCCAGCCTCAAGACCCTCTGA